One Astyanax mexicanus isolate ESR-SI-001 chromosome 3, AstMex3_surface, whole genome shotgun sequence genomic region harbors:
- the mllt11 gene encoding protein AF1q: MLEVMNSQFDSFLFWRQPIPSLDLAELEDLGLSVLPNSGQMGKTNKGMGKTLADEDDDPNLSEYSTFNYWKEPIASIDTLDFNLLL, encoded by the coding sequence ATGCTGGAAGTGATGAACAGCCAGTTTGATTCATTCCTCTTCTGGAGGCAGCCGATCCCATCGCTGGACCTGGCTGAGCTGGAGGACCTGGGGCTTTCAGTGCTGCCCAACAGCGGTCAAATGGGAAAGACCAATAAAGGCATGGGGAAAACTCTAGCAGATGAGGACGATGACCCGAACCTGTCAGAGTACTCCACCTTCAACTACTGGAAAGAGCCGATCGCCAGCATTGACACACTGGACTTTAATCTGCTGCTGTGA